The Solibacillus sp. FSL W7-1436 genome window below encodes:
- a CDS encoding carbohydrate kinase — translation MNEKEKLIFQLIKRNPYLSQQEMAEQLGMSRPALANMISSLIKRGEILGRAYVLPEKNQIIAIGGANIDRKFTIEQNVQLGTSNPAAVTESVGGVARNIAENLGRLGNRVSLITVMGEDHDSAFIEQNCKSMMNVDLVEKLSEYNTGSYTAVLDNMGELVISMANMAIYDQLLPSVLKKHEAILQNASCIVIDLNSPLETVEYIRTFAIERNIALAVIPVSAPKMKNMPQDLHGIRYFICNRDEAESYLNVKLNTFSHYEKAVSMLLQKGAEHVVLTLGEHGVMVGNEDKIVHYKAIATRNIVDVTGAGDAFVSAFLHGVLNDEELQESIQLGLVNASKTLQSDKTVREDLTKDNLLEWRNL, via the coding sequence TTGAATGAAAAGGAAAAATTAATTTTTCAATTAATAAAAAGAAATCCCTACTTATCACAACAGGAAATGGCAGAACAACTTGGAATGTCCAGGCCGGCGCTTGCCAATATGATCTCATCGCTTATAAAACGAGGGGAAATTTTAGGACGTGCTTATGTTTTGCCTGAAAAAAATCAAATCATTGCAATTGGTGGTGCCAATATCGATCGTAAATTCACTATTGAGCAAAATGTTCAACTGGGGACTTCCAACCCTGCTGCTGTTACAGAATCTGTAGGCGGTGTAGCCCGTAATATCGCAGAAAACTTAGGACGATTAGGCAACCGTGTTTCACTAATTACTGTAATGGGTGAAGATCATGATAGTGCATTTATTGAACAAAATTGTAAGAGTATGATGAATGTGGATTTAGTAGAGAAATTAAGCGAATATAATACAGGCTCTTATACAGCAGTACTTGATAATATGGGGGAACTGGTAATATCGATGGCCAATATGGCGATTTATGATCAGTTGTTGCCGAGTGTTTTAAAAAAGCATGAAGCAATATTACAAAATGCCAGCTGTATTGTCATTGACTTAAACAGTCCGCTGGAGACAGTAGAATATATCAGGACATTCGCAATAGAACGCAATATCGCATTGGCGGTTATCCCTGTTTCTGCACCTAAGATGAAAAATATGCCGCAAGATCTGCATGGTATCCGTTACTTTATTTGTAATCGTGATGAAGCGGAAAGCTATTTAAATGTGAAGCTGAATACATTTAGCCATTATGAAAAGGCTGTCAGCATGTTATTGCAAAAAGGAGCAGAGCATGTTGTGCTCACTTTAGGGGAACATGGTGTAATGGTAGGCAACGAAGACAAGATAGTACATTACAAAGCCATTGCAACAAGGAATATTGTAGACGTAACAGGTGCAGGAGACGCATTTGTGAGTGCATTTTTACATGGTGTCTTAAACGATGAGGAGCTACAGGAATCGATCCAGCTCGGATTGGTGAATGCATCGAAAACATTACAGTCGGATAAAACAGTTCGTGAAGATTTAACAAAAGACAACTTACTTGAATGGAGGAATTTATAA
- a CDS encoding GntP family permease: MLFLIILIGVLFIVFATAKLKLHPFLALLISSFFVGIAAGMPLLTVVESINTGFGGLMTSIGIVIVAGTIIGIILEKSGAAYRMAEVVLRVIGPKRPQLAMSIIGYIVSIPVFCDSGYIILTSLKKALAKRAGVTIASMAVALATGLYATHVLVPPTPGPIAAAGNIGATDYLGTIILMGLIVAIPATIVGYIWATKVASKIRVEADDEPALDYDEIIKSFGKMPSTFKSFLPIVLPIVLIGAGSVAALVGDPEAGINTLFRFLGSPTVALILGVFAAFLLLPELSEETLSDWIGEALKEAAPILLITGAGGAFGTVIKNTGVGDKLQEMDLGVLATGALFLLIPFLIAAALKTAQGSSTAAIVITSSLIAPMLPTLGIEGAVPLALVVMAIGAGSMTVSHVNDSFFWVITQYSGMKVTDAYKAQTMATLLMGLTTIIVTMALWFVLV, translated from the coding sequence ATGTTGTTTTTAATCATTCTGATTGGTGTGTTGTTCATTGTCTTTGCAACGGCAAAACTAAAGCTGCATCCTTTTCTTGCATTATTAATCAGTTCATTCTTTGTTGGTATTGCAGCGGGCATGCCTTTATTAACAGTTGTAGAGAGTATTAACACAGGTTTTGGAGGGCTGATGACGAGTATCGGTATCGTCATCGTAGCAGGTACGATTATCGGAATTATATTAGAGAAGTCCGGGGCTGCATATCGTATGGCTGAAGTCGTATTGCGGGTAATCGGACCAAAACGACCTCAATTAGCAATGTCGATTATTGGCTACATTGTATCCATCCCGGTGTTTTGCGATTCAGGCTATATTATTTTAACGAGTTTAAAGAAAGCATTGGCTAAACGTGCAGGCGTAACAATTGCATCAATGGCAGTTGCTTTAGCTACTGGTCTATATGCAACACACGTACTTGTGCCGCCTACTCCTGGACCAATTGCGGCTGCAGGGAATATTGGTGCGACAGATTATTTAGGCACGATCATTTTAATGGGATTAATCGTTGCTATTCCAGCAACAATTGTTGGCTATATTTGGGCGACAAAAGTGGCATCGAAAATTCGGGTTGAGGCAGACGATGAACCGGCATTGGATTACGATGAAATTATCAAATCGTTTGGTAAAATGCCTTCTACGTTCAAATCATTCTTACCGATTGTGTTACCGATTGTGTTGATCGGGGCAGGTTCGGTTGCTGCATTAGTAGGTGACCCGGAAGCGGGAATTAATACGCTCTTCAGATTCCTGGGTTCACCGACAGTCGCACTTATACTAGGGGTATTCGCTGCATTTTTGCTATTGCCTGAACTGAGTGAAGAAACATTATCAGACTGGATTGGTGAAGCATTAAAAGAGGCAGCGCCAATTTTATTGATCACAGGTGCTGGTGGTGCATTTGGTACTGTAATTAAAAATACAGGCGTCGGTGATAAACTGCAGGAAATGGATTTAGGTGTTTTAGCTACAGGCGCACTATTTTTATTAATCCCGTTTTTAATTGCCGCAGCTTTAAAAACAGCGCAAGGTTCTTCAACTGCAGCAATAGTTATTACATCCTCTTTAATCGCACCGATGCTGCCGACTTTGGGAATTGAAGGGGCAGTACCGTTAGCTTTGGTCGTTATGGCAATTGGTGCAGGTTCTATGACAGTGAGCCATGTAAATGATAGTTTCTTCTGGGTAATTACACAATACAGCGGTATGAAAGTAACAGATGCATATAAAGCGCAAACGATGGCAACATTGCTGATGGGATTAACTACAATTATCGTAACAATGGCTTTATGGTTTGTACTAGTATAA
- a CDS encoding YtxH domain-containing protein, with the protein MMKSKLLPFIAIGAVTGAAISMLDKQTREHTVETAKKAKDTVVYYSENRDELMALVETKMEQAQSLYGTVNNGVQSIMQNQNDIKELPATIQSMVSETIQAFSKKDEQIG; encoded by the coding sequence ATGATGAAAAGTAAACTATTGCCTTTTATAGCGATTGGAGCCGTAACTGGTGCGGCAATCAGTATGTTGGACAAACAAACACGTGAGCATACTGTAGAAACAGCAAAGAAAGCGAAGGATACCGTAGTGTACTATTCCGAAAACCGGGATGAATTAATGGCATTGGTGGAAACAAAAATGGAACAGGCACAATCATTGTATGGAACAGTAAACAATGGTGTCCAATCAATTATGCAAAATCAAAATGATATTAAAGAGTTACCAGCTACAATTCAAAGTATGGTTTCAGAAACGATTCAGGCTTTCTCGAAAAAGGATGAACAAATCGGGTAA
- a CDS encoding YihY/virulence factor BrkB family protein, whose product MEEKEELKEKISLVKSYVSPERSQINILTTKGFIQDLIYRIKNVDMSGMGAQLAYFFLLSFFPMLIFMVTLLPYLNLEQGQIFDFLSDVMPEEVYGLIETTLADVLNNQNGGLLSIGIIGTIWSASRGVDALMKALNRAYDVEGRAGFINRLWSLIFTIALVAVILIALLFPVFGQQIGNIVFGYLGVEESFESIWTFVRWITPPTLIFIVLSIMYWIVPNTDPRLTMFSVIPGAVFATLGWLVLTYGFSFYINNFGNYSSTYGSIGGVIILMLWLYFTGMILILGGLLNASFQKRQLAKESKKQAKSPVF is encoded by the coding sequence ATGGAAGAAAAGGAAGAACTGAAAGAAAAAATTTCGCTTGTTAAATCATATGTTTCACCGGAGCGCAGCCAAATTAATATATTGACGACAAAGGGATTCATTCAAGATTTAATTTATCGGATTAAAAATGTGGACATGTCGGGCATGGGAGCACAGTTGGCCTATTTTTTCCTTTTATCATTTTTCCCTATGCTTATTTTTATGGTAACGCTTTTACCTTACTTAAATTTGGAACAAGGACAAATATTTGATTTTTTAAGTGATGTTATGCCTGAAGAAGTATATGGTCTGATTGAAACAACGTTAGCAGATGTTTTGAATAATCAAAACGGCGGTCTGCTTTCAATCGGTATCATCGGTACGATCTGGTCCGCTTCAAGAGGTGTAGATGCACTGATGAAAGCATTGAACCGTGCCTATGATGTTGAAGGCAGAGCAGGGTTTATAAACCGTTTATGGTCACTTATTTTTACGATTGCATTAGTAGCAGTTATTTTAATTGCTCTGTTATTCCCGGTTTTTGGTCAGCAGATCGGTAATATCGTATTCGGCTATCTAGGTGTAGAGGAGTCATTTGAGAGCATTTGGACCTTTGTGCGCTGGATTACGCCGCCAACACTTATTTTCATCGTACTTTCGATTATGTATTGGATCGTTCCGAATACAGACCCGCGATTAACGATGTTTAGTGTTATTCCGGGAGCTGTGTTTGCGACATTGGGCTGGCTTGTATTAACTTACGGATTCTCATTCTATATTAACAATTTCGGAAATTACAGTTCAACATACGGAAGTATCGGCGGGGTCATTATTTTAATGCTTTGGCTATATTTCACAGGAATGATTCTTATTTTGGGCGGACTGCTAAACGCGTCATTCCAAAAAAGACAGCTTGCCAAGGAAAGCAAAAAGCAAGCCAAATCACCAGTTTTTTAG
- a CDS encoding aminopeptidase, translated as MNSMFEANLTKYAELAVKIGVNIHPNQYLYIAASIESAPFVQAVTKIAYESGAKQVFVDYTDDQITRTRYELAPDDSFDFFPPWKVQEREWLAEEGAAFMSIVSQSPDLLSGIDSKRIAAFQKASGTALNKYRQYVQSDKISWTVIAAPSKQWARKVFPDLPEEKQVDALWDAIFKATRADLDNPVAAWAQHNDNLHEKVDYLNNKNYAKLHYTAPGTDLTIELPKGHLWCGAGSVNEKGEEFMANMPTEEVFTVPHKDGVNGYVSSTKPLSYGGNIIDNFKLTFENGRIVKVEAEQGEEVLKNLVATDEGSHYLGEVALVPFHSPISQSNILFYNTLFDENASNHLAIGSAYAFCIEGGKSMSRDELKANGLNESITHVDFMIGSEQMNIDGITADGQAEPVFRNGNWAF; from the coding sequence ATGAATTCTATGTTCGAAGCAAATTTAACGAAATACGCAGAACTCGCAGTAAAAATCGGTGTTAATATTCATCCGAATCAATACTTGTATATTGCGGCTTCTATCGAATCAGCACCGTTTGTACAAGCAGTGACAAAAATCGCTTATGAAAGTGGCGCTAAACAAGTATTTGTAGATTATACAGATGATCAAATTACACGTACTCGATATGAGTTGGCACCGGATGATTCTTTCGATTTCTTCCCGCCTTGGAAAGTGCAGGAGCGTGAATGGCTTGCTGAAGAGGGTGCGGCATTTATGAGCATCGTATCTCAAAGTCCGGATTTACTGTCGGGAATTGATTCAAAACGTATTGCAGCATTCCAAAAAGCCTCTGGTACTGCGTTAAACAAGTACCGCCAATATGTTCAGTCAGATAAAATCAGCTGGACAGTTATTGCAGCTCCATCAAAACAATGGGCTCGTAAAGTATTCCCGGATTTACCGGAAGAAAAGCAAGTAGATGCATTATGGGATGCCATCTTTAAAGCGACACGTGCGGATCTGGATAACCCGGTAGCAGCTTGGGCGCAGCATAATGACAACTTGCATGAAAAAGTTGATTACTTAAACAATAAAAACTATGCGAAATTGCATTATACAGCTCCGGGAACAGATTTGACAATCGAGCTTCCTAAAGGACATTTATGGTGCGGGGCAGGCAGTGTCAACGAAAAAGGCGAAGAGTTCATGGCTAATATGCCAACTGAAGAAGTTTTTACAGTACCGCATAAAGATGGTGTAAACGGGTATGTATCTAGTACTAAACCATTAAGCTATGGCGGCAATATTATCGACAACTTCAAACTTACATTTGAAAACGGGCGCATTGTTAAAGTAGAAGCCGAGCAAGGTGAAGAAGTGTTAAAAAATCTTGTTGCTACAGATGAAGGTTCACATTATTTAGGAGAAGTAGCACTTGTTCCATTCCATTCTCCAATTTCACAATCGAATATTTTATTCTACAATACATTATTCGATGAAAATGCATCAAACCATTTGGCAATCGGCAGCGCCTATGCATTTTGTATCGAGGGCGGAAAGTCGATGTCACGTGATGAGCTAAAAGCTAACGGTTTAAACGAAAGTATTACACATGTCGACTTCATGATCGGCTCTGAACAGATGAATATTGATGGAATTACAGCAGACGGACAGGCTGAACCTGTTTTCCGTAATGGGAACTGGGCATTTTAA
- a CDS encoding glycerate kinase — protein MKIIISPDSFKGTLTSGEVTSVIKEAIKKMDSNIETICLPIADGGEGTLDALVKATKGKYLTATVQNPLGKLIEARYGVLGDGKTCVIEMAQASGLTLIDEEEKNPRFATTYGTGQLIQHALDSGYRHFIIGIGGSATNDGGQGMLRALGMKFIAKDGKEIVNDVFQFNELEKIDLTNFDSRISDSTFMIACDVDNPLIGSNGATSVFGPQKGVDPHDINIFDQNLKHYITIIESQQNVKVRHCAGAGAAGGIGSAFMAFFPHQFKPGVDIVLEAVQFSNHLKNADFVITGEGKSDEQTLSGKAPIGVAKLAKEKGVPAILLSGMVENSHMLETYFHQVVSIVGDEISAEQSLNNPGFYLDQKVTGLIKRLL, from the coding sequence ATGAAGATTATTATAAGCCCGGATTCCTTTAAAGGGACATTGACTTCCGGAGAGGTTACATCTGTTATAAAAGAAGCGATAAAAAAGATGGACAGTAACATCGAAACAATTTGTTTACCGATTGCAGATGGCGGTGAAGGAACACTTGATGCATTGGTCAAAGCAACAAAAGGCAAGTATTTGACGGCAACTGTTCAAAATCCGTTAGGGAAACTTATTGAAGCTAGATATGGAGTACTCGGTGACGGAAAAACATGTGTAATAGAGATGGCCCAAGCTTCAGGGTTAACGCTTATTGATGAAGAAGAAAAGAACCCTCGTTTTGCGACAACATATGGAACGGGTCAATTAATACAGCATGCATTGGATTCAGGTTATCGTCACTTTATTATCGGCATCGGGGGAAGTGCTACAAACGATGGTGGCCAGGGGATGCTAAGGGCACTAGGAATGAAGTTCATTGCGAAGGATGGCAAGGAAATCGTAAACGATGTATTTCAATTCAATGAACTCGAGAAAATCGATTTAACTAACTTCGATTCACGTATCTCTGACAGTACATTCATGATTGCATGTGACGTAGATAATCCGTTAATCGGTTCAAATGGCGCTACTTCAGTATTTGGTCCACAAAAAGGAGTAGATCCGCATGATATTAATATATTTGATCAAAATTTAAAACACTATATTACTATAATCGAGTCACAGCAAAACGTAAAAGTTCGCCATTGTGCAGGAGCTGGTGCGGCAGGCGGGATTGGGTCTGCGTTTATGGCATTTTTTCCGCACCAGTTTAAGCCTGGTGTCGATATTGTGCTGGAAGCAGTGCAATTTTCAAATCATCTGAAAAATGCGGACTTTGTCATAACAGGTGAAGGGAAATCCGATGAACAAACTCTTTCCGGAAAAGCTCCAATAGGGGTTGCTAAGCTGGCTAAAGAAAAAGGTGTACCTGCCATTTTACTTTCAGGAATGGTCGAAAATTCCCATATGCTTGAAACTTACTTTCATCAGGTTGTAAGTATTGTAGGTGATGAAATTTCAGCGGAGCAATCATTGAATAATCCAGGCTTTTATTTGGATCAAAAGGTTACGGGTTTAATAAAAAGATTACTATAA
- a CDS encoding DUF1128 domain-containing protein: MDLSNPSQQNVIYMIEQIKEKLRMVNVDAMQSTAFDEEKYEDLQYLYEMVMKRDSFSPSEMNAIVAELGALRK; encoded by the coding sequence ATGGACTTATCAAATCCGTCGCAGCAAAATGTTATCTATATGATCGAGCAAATTAAAGAAAAACTTCGTATGGTTAATGTTGATGCTATGCAGTCTACTGCATTTGATGAAGAAAAATACGAAGATCTGCAATATTTATATGAAATGGTTATGAAACGCGATTCTTTCAGCCCAAGTGAAATGAATGCCATCGTAGCAGAACTCGGCGCCCTTCGTAAATAA
- a CDS encoding CdaR family transcriptional regulator yields MLTIRLANEIVEQTMLRLKRNVNVMNIDGVILASGEKERVEKFHEGAKYVAETKKTLIISDRNIHEFPQTKQGINLPIFFQEEIVCIIGITGVVDEELLNISSLVQLTAEVLVHQALIESKSEWQRKMSVHIFEELISGTSINRVIKERINKLAIPFLAPYCIILLKAEQKTGSHRTLIQYIEDFFYNKPVIFGHFQLDEYFILTTEMDQPALTKLVEAFNTYIKSKFSIKIAVGEQAENLERLPHSYKTAQLALKHHRSVSRVIYYKEVEVFTLFNPEAAQHYSIKTLNGLDDKLLVTLQSFFNNNKSASATADELQIHRHTLAYRLSQIKEQTHLNPAEFHDALKLQIALWHRDGLNL; encoded by the coding sequence TTGTTAACAATACGGCTGGCAAATGAAATTGTAGAACAAACAATGTTACGGTTAAAGCGTAATGTAAATGTCATGAACATTGACGGTGTTATACTAGCTTCCGGTGAGAAGGAGCGTGTGGAAAAGTTTCATGAAGGTGCAAAGTATGTGGCGGAAACAAAGAAAACACTCATAATATCAGATCGCAATATCCATGAATTTCCCCAAACAAAGCAAGGGATTAATTTGCCGATTTTTTTTCAGGAGGAAATTGTTTGTATTATCGGGATTACCGGTGTGGTTGATGAGGAGCTGCTAAATATTTCTTCTTTAGTTCAGTTAACAGCGGAAGTATTAGTACATCAGGCACTTATTGAATCAAAAAGTGAATGGCAGCGGAAAATGAGTGTACACATTTTTGAAGAACTGATTAGTGGAACATCTATAAATCGGGTTATAAAAGAACGGATAAATAAACTGGCCATTCCTTTTCTCGCTCCATATTGCATTATATTATTGAAAGCCGAACAAAAGACTGGTTCCCACCGGACACTTATTCAATATATCGAGGACTTCTTTTATAACAAACCCGTCATATTTGGGCATTTTCAATTGGACGAATATTTTATTTTAACGACAGAAATGGATCAGCCTGCTCTGACTAAATTAGTGGAAGCTTTTAATACATATATAAAAAGCAAATTCAGTATAAAAATTGCTGTCGGTGAACAAGCAGAAAATCTCGAACGATTACCGCATTCCTATAAAACAGCGCAGTTGGCTTTAAAGCATCACCGAAGTGTCTCGAGAGTAATCTACTATAAGGAAGTTGAAGTTTTTACGCTATTTAATCCGGAGGCGGCCCAACACTATAGTATAAAAACACTGAACGGGCTTGATGATAAATTACTGGTTACATTGCAAAGCTTTTTCAATAATAACAAGTCCGCTTCAGCGACCGCCGATGAATTGCAAATCCACCGGCATACATTAGCTTACCGGCTTTCACAAATTAAAGAGCAAACTCATTTAAACCCAGCTGAATTTCACGATGCGCTAAAACTGCAAATCGCACTATGGCATCGTGATGGACTTAACCTATAA
- a CDS encoding beta-class carbonic anhydrase, which yields MSALQTILEYNGKFVDEKQYEQYATTKYPDKKIVVLTCMDTRLVELLPKAMNLRNGDVKVVKSAGAIVNHPFGGIMRSLLVAVYELQADEVYIIGHYDCGMSAVDPNVMIGHMLERGVKQETIDVINYARFDLKEWLCGFGDVETSVLKSVDLVRTHPLMPKGVPVHGLIIDPATGKLDLVTDGSVDQK from the coding sequence ATGTCTGCATTACAAACAATTTTAGAGTATAACGGAAAATTCGTAGATGAAAAACAGTATGAACAGTATGCTACAACAAAATATCCTGACAAAAAAATTGTTGTTTTAACTTGTATGGATACGCGTTTAGTTGAATTACTACCTAAAGCAATGAACTTGCGCAACGGGGATGTCAAAGTTGTAAAAAGTGCAGGAGCAATCGTAAATCACCCATTCGGCGGGATTATGCGTAGTTTACTTGTAGCGGTTTATGAATTACAGGCGGATGAAGTATATATTATCGGCCACTACGACTGCGGGATGAGTGCAGTTGATCCGAACGTCATGATCGGTCATATGCTAGAACGCGGAGTTAAACAGGAAACGATCGATGTCATCAATTATGCTCGATTTGATTTAAAAGAATGGTTATGCGGTTTTGGGGATGTTGAAACAAGTGTATTAAAAAGTGTTGACTTAGTCAGAACCCATCCATTAATGCCAAAAGGTGTTCCGGTACATGGTCTTATTATCGACCCTGCAACAGGAAAGCTGGATTTAGTAACGGACGGTTCAGTCGATCAAAAATAA
- the motB gene encoding flagellar motor protein MotB, which yields MAKKRKRHKKHEEHIDESWLVPYADILTLLLALFIVLFASSSVDERKLEQMSAVFNNIFTGGTGVMDNSSVVQTPDNSTTGISNYMEDQERLHETQDRVDEFIAINELEEQFETKMTEEGLLITIRDSILFDMGRADVKAEYDTIADELAQLLMFDPPRNIVITGHTDNVPINTAEFDSNWDLSVMRAVNFMKEIVMGNEGLDSKYFSVKGFGEFQPIATNDTEEGRAKNRRVEVLVQPRIAENGDVIVE from the coding sequence TTGGCAAAGAAGCGTAAAAGACATAAAAAGCATGAGGAGCATATTGACGAGTCCTGGTTAGTACCTTATGCAGATATATTAACGTTATTACTGGCATTATTTATTGTACTTTTTGCATCAAGCTCAGTGGATGAGAGAAAACTGGAGCAAATGTCGGCAGTATTTAATAATATTTTTACCGGTGGCACAGGTGTAATGGACAACTCATCAGTCGTACAAACACCTGATAATTCCACAACGGGAATATCCAATTATATGGAGGATCAGGAACGTCTCCATGAAACGCAAGATCGTGTAGACGAGTTTATTGCGATTAATGAACTGGAAGAACAGTTTGAAACGAAAATGACAGAAGAAGGATTACTGATCACCATCCGGGACAGTATTTTATTCGATATGGGGCGAGCGGATGTAAAGGCGGAGTACGATACAATTGCTGATGAGCTTGCTCAATTATTAATGTTTGATCCACCACGTAATATTGTCATTACAGGTCATACAGACAATGTACCGATCAATACCGCTGAATTTGATTCTAACTGGGATCTGTCAGTTATGCGTGCAGTCAATTTCATGAAGGAAATCGTTATGGGGAATGAAGGCCTTGATTCCAAGTACTTCAGTGTAAAAGGTTTTGGAGAGTTCCAGCCGATTGCTACGAATGATACAGAAGAAGGCAGAGCTAAAAACCGTCGTGTTGAAGTGCTCGTACAGCCACGAATCGCAGAAAATGGCGATGTGATTGTAGAATAG
- a CDS encoding pseudouridine-5'-phosphate glycosidase, producing MEQYLSYSQEVLEAKEKGLPIVALESTIISHGMPYPQNVQTAREVEQIIRDGGAVPATIALIDGKIKIGLSDEELEMFGNAQGVAKTSRRDIGYLLATKKIGATTVAATMICAELAGIELFVTGGIGGVHRGAETTMDISADLEELAMTNVAVVCAGAKSILDIGLTLEYLETKGVPVIGYGTDKLPAFYARESEFDVNIRVDSAEETAAILRAKWDLGLRGGALIANPIPVEDAMESSVIDGIIENALNEAKQQGIAGKNVTPFLLGKVKELTEGKSLDANIALVKHNARVGAKIAVELNK from the coding sequence ATGGAACAATATTTATCATATTCACAAGAGGTATTAGAAGCTAAAGAGAAAGGTTTACCAATTGTCGCGTTGGAATCAACAATTATTTCACACGGTATGCCATACCCACAAAATGTGCAAACAGCTCGTGAAGTGGAACAGATTATTCGTGATGGCGGTGCTGTACCGGCAACAATCGCATTAATCGACGGAAAAATTAAAATCGGCTTATCTGATGAAGAATTAGAAATGTTCGGTAATGCCCAAGGTGTAGCTAAAACAAGCCGTCGTGATATCGGTTATTTACTTGCAACAAAAAAAATCGGTGCAACGACTGTAGCAGCAACTATGATCTGTGCGGAGCTTGCAGGTATTGAATTATTCGTTACAGGCGGTATTGGCGGAGTTCACCGCGGTGCTGAAACAACAATGGATATTTCAGCAGACTTGGAAGAGCTGGCAATGACGAATGTAGCTGTAGTATGTGCGGGTGCAAAATCAATTTTAGATATCGGTTTAACACTGGAATACCTTGAAACAAAAGGTGTACCGGTAATCGGTTACGGAACAGATAAATTGCCTGCATTCTATGCACGTGAAAGTGAATTCGATGTAAATATCCGTGTTGATTCTGCAGAAGAAACAGCTGCAATTTTACGCGCGAAATGGGACTTAGGTTTACGCGGTGGTGCATTGATCGCCAACCCGATTCCAGTAGAAGATGCTATGGAATCAAGCGTTATCGACGGAATTATTGAAAATGCATTAAATGAAGCGAAACAACAAGGTATTGCAGGCAAAAATGTAACGCCATTCCTATTAGGCAAAGTGAAAGAGCTGACAGAAGGTAAATCATTGGATGCAAATATTGCCCTTGTTAAACATAATGCCCGTGTAGGTGCAAAAATCGCTGTCGAATTAAATAAATAA
- the motA gene encoding flagellar motor stator protein MotA: MDISSVVGVIIAFIALLVGMFLKGVTPEVLINPAAILIIIFGTIAAVTIAFPMKELKRIPKLFKILFSETKLASDIDLIRMFSQWADLARREGLLALESKAVEVEDPFLKNGLTLAIDGQNADYIRDVLTEEVEALEDRHASGAGIFSQAGTYAPTLGVLGAVIGLIAALKDMSDIDKLGTAISAAFVATLLGIFTGYVLWHPFANKLKRKSAVEVKQKLMMIEGILSVLEGEAPRVIEQKLASYLTMEERKQITESGAGGLGKEA; the protein is encoded by the coding sequence ATGGATATATCATCAGTCGTTGGGGTTATCATCGCCTTTATCGCCCTGTTAGTCGGGATGTTCTTAAAAGGCGTTACACCGGAAGTGTTAATAAACCCTGCTGCGATTTTAATAATTATTTTCGGTACGATTGCTGCAGTGACAATCGCTTTCCCGATGAAGGAATTAAAAAGAATTCCAAAGCTTTTTAAAATTTTATTTTCAGAAACAAAACTCGCAAGTGATATCGACTTGATCAGAATGTTTTCGCAATGGGCTGACCTGGCTCGCCGTGAGGGATTATTGGCATTAGAAAGCAAAGCCGTTGAAGTTGAAGATCCTTTTTTAAAAAATGGTCTAACATTAGCGATCGATGGTCAAAACGCTGACTATATTCGCGATGTGTTAACAGAGGAAGTTGAAGCGCTGGAAGACCGCCATGCAAGTGGAGCAGGTATTTTCTCGCAAGCAGGTACATATGCACCGACACTTGGGGTACTGGGTGCTGTAATCGGTCTTATTGCTGCATTAAAAGATATGTCTGATATTGATAAATTGGGTACAGCTATATCCGCTGCCTTTGTTGCAACATTATTGGGTATTTTCACTGGTTATGTTTTATGGCATCCGTTTGCCAACAAGTTAAAACGTAAATCTGCTGTAGAAGTTAAGCAAAAGCTGATGATGATTGAAGGAATTTTATCTGTACTTGAAGGTGAAGCACCTCGTGTAATCGAGCAGAAGCTGGCTTCATATTTAACGATGGAAGAACGTAAGCAAATTACCGAAAGCGGGGCGGGTGGCCTTGGCAAAGAAGCGTAA